The following are encoded in a window of Polyodon spathula isolate WHYD16114869_AA chromosome 48, ASM1765450v1, whole genome shotgun sequence genomic DNA:
- the LOC121306505 gene encoding uncharacterized protein LOC121306505 has product MNRDARSSSQSDHSVNRAARSNSQRDHSVNRDARSSSQRDHSVNRDARSNSQRDHSVNRAARSNSQRDHSVNRAARSSSQRDHSVNRAARSSSQRDHSVNRAARSNSQRDHSVNRDARSSSQRDHSVNRAARSSSQRDHSVNRDARSSSQRDHSVNRAARSSSQRDHSVNRAARSSSQRDHSVNRGARSSSQRDHSVNRDARSSSQRDHSVNRDARSSSQRDHSVNRAARSNSQRDHSVNRDARSNSQRDHSVNRAARSNSQRDHSMNRAARSSSQRDHSVNRAARSNSQ; this is encoded by the coding sequence ATGAACCGCGACGCTCGCAGCAGCAGCCAGAGCGATCACAGCGTGAACCGCGCCGCTCGCAGCAACAGCCAGAGAGATCACAGCGTGAACCGCGACGCTCGCAGCAGCAGCCAGAGAGATCACAGCGTGAACCGCGACGCTCGCAGCAACAGCCAGAGAGATCACAGCGTGAACCGCGCCGCTCGCAGCAACAGCCAGAGAGATCACAGCGTGAACCGCGCCGCTCGCAGCAGCAGCCAGAGAGATCACAGCGTGAACCGCGCCGCTCGCAGCAGCAGCCAGAGAGATCACAGCGTGAACCGCGCCGCTCGCAGCAACAGCCAGAGAGATCACAGCGTGAACCGCGACGCTCGCAGCAGCAGCCAGAGAGATCACAGCGTGAACCGCGCCGCTCGCAGCAGCAGCCAGAGAGATCACAGCGTGAACCGCGACGCTCGCAGCAGCAGCCAGAGAGATCACAGCGTGAACCGCGCCGCTCGCAGCAGCAGCCAGAGAGATCACAGCGTGAACCGCGCCGCTCGCAGCAGCAGCCAGAGAGATCACAGCGTGAACCGCGGCGCTCGCAGCAGCAGCCAGAGAGATCACAGCGTGAACCGCGACGCTCGCAGCAGCAGCCAGAGAGATCACAGCGTGAACCGCGACGCTCGCAGCAGCAGCCAGAGAGATCACAGCGTGAACCGCGCCGCTCGCAGCAACAGCCAGAGAGATCACAGCGTGAACCGCGACGCTCGCAGCAACAGCCAGAGAGATCACAGCGTGAACCGCGCCGCTCGCAGCAACAGCCAGAGAGATCACAGCATGAACCGCGCCGCTCGCAGCAGCAGCCAGAGAGATCACAGCGTGAACCGCGCCGCTCGCAGCAACAGCCAATAG